A window of Mustela erminea isolate mMusErm1 chromosome 19, mMusErm1.Pri, whole genome shotgun sequence genomic DNA:
AGCCCTGGCAGAGGAGGTCAGTGGCGGGTATTCTAACAGGGACAAAGAAGGGCATCCTTCCTGACTGTGGTAGGCTGACATTCCCCCAAATATGAATGCTGTAATCCCCTGAAACCTGGGAATCTGTTACTTCATATGATAAGCCGGACTTTGCAGATGCAATTAAATTCAGggttttgagatggggagatgatcTGGGATTATCCAGGGGACCAATGTAATCCCTAGAATACCTGTAAGAGGAAGATGGGGGCCGAGTGGCTGGCTGGTTAGTTCAGCTGGGTAGAATATGACACAACACCACCGTTGTGGGCTTGCTCCCCACACAGGCTGAGAAAAATATTCGTTCTTaatgcttaataaaaattaacttaaaaaaataagagggaggtgggaagatcagagtcagagagagatttGAGGTTGGATGGCCGTACGCACACAGAGGtcagaagggagagaagcagctgtgttgctggctttgaagctggaggaaggggccatgacAATGCACACAGCTTCCAGAAGCCAGAAAAAGCAGGAGAACGGATTCTCCCCTCGAGCCTTAAGAAAGAACCAAAGCTGTGGACCATTTTAGATGTCTGACTTCCAGAAGTGTAAGATCAAAAATCTGTGTGGTTTCGAGCTGCTGAGTTCATGGTTGAATTACAGCAGCAGTGGGAAATGAATGAGTGATCCGGGGCCGTGGGTGGCGGCCACcgaagcaggaccctgggacacgTGGGGAAAACCCTGTGGGAATTTTCCCAGAGTCCGGAGGACACAGACTAGCTGGACCTTGGAGTGTTTAAGCAGGACTTCATGGTAGAGCTAGGAGacactcttattttttcttttttaagatttttatctattcattagagagagacagaaagagcacaggcagggggagagggagaagcagactccccgctgagctgggagcccagtgtgggtcttgatctcaagaccctgagatcatgacctgagctaaaggcagaagcttaaccaaatgagccacccagcaacCCCTGGCCCCCGCCACCATCAAAGACTTTTCAGTAGGACCCAGTGAATATTAGAGCagtgttctgacaggtgtggcaGTGACAGTTGATGGGACATTGTACCAGGACTGAAGACACCCAGAGGAGACAGATACCCGGAGAGGGGTAAAGAAGGAGCTGAAGGAAAGGCAGGCAAAATGTGAGTGTTATGGAAGCCTCAGGGACAATGTCCTAGCGTCCCGGGAGCACTGTGGCAGGAACCCAGGGCATGTCCCTTATGGCATTATTTAGGGATATAGACTATAGAGAAGATCCCTTGTGTGGGGTGGGTGGAGGTTTCTTAACCAGTAGAGTAGGACTCAGGGACCTAAAGAGGACACACATAGCAAGAACTCAGAGCCCCTTTTCAGTGCGGTCCCCAGGCCCTTGAGGGTGGTTCCCTCTTGGGTGAGGGAGCAACAATCTAGCTGATGAGGAGGTATGGGAAAGGCCTGATGGCAAGTCCCTGAGATATGTGGGAGGGTTGCTGCTGGTAGGAACGTTGTAGCAGGAGACAAGGGCCTGGGGCTGAGGCCCGTCTGGGGTCACACCAGGGAGAACGTTCAGGACTGGCTTAGCAGGATCCCAGGGGTGGGGTGGCCAATTCCAAGAATGAGATTAGCAGAAGCTGTTGCAGACATTATGTCAGGGCCTCAGGATTCTATCAGGGGACCCAaagggcatgggggtggggaccTGAGATATCAGAGTCCCGGGGCCAAGGAGAGGCCTCTGGCCAGGGTCCTACAGGACATGTGGGTGATGGTTTCCAGGCTCCAAGGGAAAGTAAAGCAGGTTCCTGGGGCGCACTGTCACAAGACATTGGCCCTTTTATACCAGGGTCCAAGGAACATCACAAGAAGGACCTGaagcctttattttattattcactttGCTTGTTTTTGGTCTTGAGGTCTCTAAAATGAGAGCCCCAGAGTGGCTGGAACGGTCCCCTAGAGACATAGCCAGATCCCTAGGGACGCAGGGGGACAGCTGGGCCTGGCAGTTTCCTTGGAGGCtttgaggagaaaacagagggTGCTGTAACAGGATTTGTGGGGGCATGAACACAGGATCCTTCAGCACCATTAGAGGCCCCGAGGGTGGATCTTAGTGGACATTCTAACAGGACCAAGGAGAGGAACGAAAAGAAATCCAGAGCTAAGCTGAATACAGATGGACCATGTGTCACGGTTAACTTCGTGTGTCAACTTGGCAGGGTCCGGGCCCCAGCTGTTGGGTCAAACATTACTCTGGAGGTTTCTATGAGGATGTTTTGGGATGAGACTTCCACTAAAGTCCGGGCATTTGGAGGAAAGCAGACTGCCCTTCCAGAACGTGGGTGGGCTGCAGCCCATCGACTGGAGGCCTAAGAGAAGGACAAAACGGAGCTCCCCCAGGCGGGCAGACTGCCTTCAGACTTTCCCGAGCAAgatccactctccctgcttctccagccTGCTGCTGTGGGACCCGCAACTCCTTCCCGAGTCCCCAGGCTGCCAGTCACCCCCTATCATATTTTAGACTTGCTAAGCCAGCATGGTCACAAGAGCCAATCCCTTAAAATAAGTCTCTTTCTATGTATGCACAACATTCCAATGTAATGAAGGCAGGGCGGCCGCGGtgtgggcagggggcgggggactGGAGGGGGCCTCGACAGACAGCAATGTATCTTGGGACTATGTTATTGACGCTGAATCCAGAAGATACTAAAGAAGTGTAAAGGCATTTTAAGGGGACACTTAGGGGACGGGTTCCAAGGAGGAAATTTAGAAGAGGTCTGGGGAACATTCACCGAAGCAAGAGCtggtgaaggggtgggaggtgggggtggttgGACAAGGAGGTAAGAAGAGGACCCCCTGAAACTCCCAAGTCTGGACTCGGACAGTGTCAGGCTCTCAGCTGTGTCATGAATTTGCTGGGTGGCTCCCACCACAAAATAACAAACAGGGAGCAACCGAGaaagaccaaaaggaaaagaaacaaagaaaaaaagttttcaagagCAAGGCAGAGACAATACTCAGAGGCTGGGCCCCTGGCCTGGGGTGTGCCCTCCAGCTGGGGGGCGGGGTTGGATATTCCCGAAGTCAGGGAGCAGTCTCCGGACAGGATGTGAGAGAGGAACTGGGGTCTCCAGTCACGGGAGCCAGCTCGGGCTGCAGGCTGGAAGGGAACTTCGCTTGCTGTGAGCAGAGCTGGGGCCCAGGCCGAGGGAGGACGGGCTGCGGTGGGGACTCATGGATCTGAGGAAGGAGTGGTTTGGGGTCCTGCTCTccgggtctgagggaggagggtgccaggggctggagtgGGCGGTGGGAGGGGGCCTGGACACCTCGGTCTGAGAGAGGAGAGGACTGGGGACTTGGACTTCCGGGTCTGGGGAAGCAGTGGCTGAGgggcctggactcctgggtctgggGAAGGAGGCGGCTGGGGGTCTGGACTCCCGGATCCGGATCCGAGGGAAGAGAGGCTGGGGGGCCTGGACTCccaggtctgagggaggaggggctggaggcccTGGACTCCTTGGCctgaaggaggagggggctgggggtttggactcctgggtctggggaaggaggggcccTGGGACAGGGGCTCTCGGGTCTGAGGGAAGAGTGGCGCGGGAGTGGAGGTACCCTGGACCCCTGGGTctgaaggaggagggggctggggactcggactcctgggtctggggaaggagaggctggAGGCCCGGACCCCTGGGTCTCAGAAAGGAGGGATCTGGGGGTGAGGACTCCTGGCTCTGAGGGAGGAGGCGGCTGGAGGCCCTGGACCCCTGGGTCTGAgtgaggaggggctggaggcccGGACCCCTGGGTCTCAGaaagggaggagctggggggcCTGAACTCccaggtctgagggaggaggggccgagggCCCGCGCTCTCGGtctgaggaggaggagctggggctcGGATTccagggtctgagggaggaggaagaggcggAGCCGAGCGCTGAGCCAGAACTCTCAGCCTATCCAAGCTCTGTAATTAATTAACCCAAAAAGATCAAATGAAGGGGTGAAAGTTCGCCggggtggagggcagggtggCCAGCCGCGGTCGCGGAGCCCCGGGGCCCCCAGGCGCGGGTGCGCGTGCTGGCCGAGCCCCtcgggagctgggggaggagggggcggggcgggggtcggAGCAGTCAcgcgccccctcccgccccaggTCTCCCGCTCAGGATGTGGGTCCCCCGGCCTCGGTCCTGGGGGCTCGGTTTCCTGCTGTTCCTGCTGCCGACCGTGCGCGCAGGTGAGGGGAGGTGGCTTCGGGGTAGGAGGGAGGCGCCGGCGGCCGGGAAGGGACTAGGGAAGCGAAGCGAAATCTGAGGTTTCACTCGGACTGGCCCGACCTTCATCGAGAGTCACTTTATCGCTGTTCTTCCTCCGTGGCTGCGTCTGCGGGCCACCTGGTCGCTTCTCTCTGAGTCTGTCGCCCCCCCTCTCTGGGTCTGTTCCTGTCCTTTTTGCGTCTTCCGCTTCCACTCTGTCCCCTCCGCCCCAAGTCTGTCCTCCTTGTGGATCTGTCCTTCTCGTGGATCTGTTCTTCTCCTCTGGGAGTCTGTCCCCCACCAAGCTTGTCCCCTCTCTCTGAATGTGGCCGCAGCCCCTCTCTCTGGGTCTGTCCCTCCCCAGtctgcccctttcctctctgCGTCTGTCCCATGTCCCTGTCGCCCCCAGGCTGTCTCCCACTGTCTGGTCTGTCCTTCCTCTTTGGGgttgagtcttttctctttcaggGTATTGGTCCTGCTCCCAGTCTAGGTCCTCCCCGCATCTGCTCTCTtggcctctgtctccctcctgcaGAGAGCCATCTCTCGCTCCTGTACCACCTCACCGCTGTGTCCTCTCCTGCCCCTGGGGCCCCTGCCTTCTGGGTGTCCGGCTGGCTGGGTCCCCAGCAGTACCTGAGCTACAATAACCTGCGTGCCGAGGCCGAGCCATGTGGGGCTTGGGTCTGGGAAAACCAGGTCTCCTGGTATTGGGAGAAAGAGACGACCGACCTGCGGAGCAAGCAGGAGCTATTTCTTGAAGGTCTCAAAGCCTTGGGGAAAGGAGGTAAGAACCGGACCCCCGGGGTCTGAGCGTGGAGGGGCCAGGCCCCCTGCTCTTGGGTCCTGCTTACCTGTATGTGGGCACCCCAGGACCCTACACCCTGCAGGGCCTGCTGGGCTGTGAGTTGGGCCCCGACAACGCCTCGGTGCCCGTGGCCAAGTTTGCTCTGAACGGCGAGGATTTCATGACTTTCGACCCTAAGCTGGGCACCTGGGATGGGGACTGGCCTGAGACTGAGACCATTCAGAAGACGTGGATGCAGCACGCGGGGGCGGTCAGCAAGGAGAGGACCTTCCTGCTCAACTCCTGCCCCCAGCGGCTGCTGGGCCATCTGGAGAGGGGCCGTGGGAACCTGGAGTGGAAGGGTGAGCAACCTCCAGAGGGATCCCTGGTCCCCATGGAGCTCTccgcccccacacccccatccttggcctcctcctcttcccccagcctCTTTCCTGGCCTCCTGACCTCCACTCTCCCCACTGCAGCCCTCTCTGACCTGTCTCCATGTCTTTCCACACCCAGAGCTGTCCCTGCTGCTCTCCCACACACAGCCCTCCCCTGGAGCTCAGAGATTTCTGGACAGAGCCGAGTCCCTCAGCCTGGCCTGGAGTCCCCAAGGGGCAgtggcctctgtccctcccctcagccTGCACCTGCTTGGCTCAGGCAGACACAATCACCCAGAGTTTTTTGAGCCTACATCagccctcccctttctccacctctgcTCTTGTCTATCTGCTCCTCTGGTGTCACAGCGAGGGAGGTTTTCCTGTGGCCCGAGAGGCTTTATGCTTGCCTCTTTTGGATCCCCATGATGCCTTGCCTGACCctcgagcacacacacacacacacacacaaccccccccccccccccccccccgcttaaACACAGAAACGTCCCAGCTGTACTTCCGAGCATGGCCGGGGGATTCTCGGGGGCTCTTTTGTCCTCATTGTCCCCATCTTGCAATCCCAACTTCCATCCTGGTCCTTCCATCCAGAGACCATGCTCTGCCTAGCAGCCAGAGGAATGCTCTCAAACATAAATGAGTTCCTAGCCCACCACTACCTAAAACTATTAGCTTTTCTCTATTCTCACGCTACAGTGCTGCCTCTACTCTGTGGCCCACCCATCCCCGCCACTGGCTGGGCCTGGCTGTTTTCCATCACTATAATTCCACAACACCCCAGCCATGCtggctctctcttttccctttcttcagctGTCAGGTTCTTGCCCTCCTCAGGCCCTTTGCACCCGCTGTCCTGTCTGCTTACAGTTCTCTTCCTTGGAGTCCTGCCATGACTGGGTCCTCTCTGATCACCCTGGTTAAAGTGTGTCCCCATACCACCCTCATTACTGTCTCCCAtgccactgttttttgtttttttaaaaaagatttatttatttatttatttgacagagatcacaagtaggcagagaagcaggcagagagagagagggggggaagcaggttccctgctgagcagagagcccgatgtgggactcgataccaggaccctgggatcatgacctgagctgaaggcagaggctttaactcactgagccatccaggcaccctgtccCATGCCACTGttttgtccattcattcactacagtgtctctgttttttctttttcattgcgGTATAACTCACCTACCTAAAGTACATTGATTATGTTTAATGGATGCCTGTGTACCAAGATCTAGAACATTTTTGGCACCTTACAAGACTTCCTTGTGTCCCATCCCATTCCATACCTCCCAAGGGCAACAGCTGACCCAATTTTTATCACCATGGTGTTGACTGATTTTGAACTTCAGATGACCTTAAGCATGAGCCCGTTTGCGTATGGTGCTATAGGCCCCAGATTAGCTATAGCAGGTAGAGCTAAACACTTTGCTCAAAGGGGTTAAGCCCATTTCAGAGTCCCACCAGCTGTGTTTGAGAACTCCAGTTGCTCCACAGGCTTGCCAGACTTTGATATCGTCTGTCTTGAGTTTGAAGCATTCCGGTTGGTATATGATGGTGTCTTACTGTGAAgcattttacatttctctgatgataaatGAGCATCATATACATGATTTGGCAAAATCGGACAAAATCAGAACagtgagaggggtgcctgggtggctcagttggtgaagcctctggctcttggtttcagattgggttgtgatctcggggtcatgggatcgagccctgcactgggctctgtgctcagcagggagtctgcttgggattctctctctccctccctctcccccttccctcttcaaataaataaatcttttaaaaaattcaagtcagCAAGTTGATGACTAGTGACGGGGAACTTCTTCATGTTATTGACAGTGGAGTGTCCACTCTTTTGGAGTGGCTGTGTGAGAGTTTTTGCCCATTgtttaattggaattttttttttaattggaatttttatctctttttcttattagaGTTCCTGATGTATTCTGGATATGAATCTTTTGGCTAGGTCAGATGGTTCTATTGGAAATAACTTCTCCTGCTGTGCAGCTTGTCTTTTCACCCTCttgatgaaacattttttttttaaaaagattttatttatttatttgacagagagaaatcacaagtagatggagaggcaggcagagagagagagagagggaagcaggctccctgctgagcagagagcccgatgtggggctcgatcccaggaccctgggaccatgacctgagccgaaggcagcggcttaaccctctgagccacccaggcgcccccttgatgaaacattttttaaaaaagattttatttattgatttgacagacagagatcacaagtaggcagaaaggcaggcagagagagagagttgggagggagcagactccctgcggagcagagagcccagtgtggggcttgatcccaggatcctaggatcatgacctgagctgaaggcagaggctttaacccactgagccacccaggtgcccttgatgaAACAATTTTAATGAAGAGCAACCCATCCATCTTTTCTCTATAGCTTTTATGTGTGTTCTCTTCAGGAAATCTTTCCTCTCCCAAAGCTATGAAGGTTCTAGGTCTTTTAGAAGCTTGGTTGATAAGTAACTTTTACATGTAACTGTGATCCGTCTTGAGGTAATTGCGTGTGAGGGTGTGAGGTAAGGGTTCTAGGTTCATTTGTCCGTCGAGGATCTCCAGTTgacccagcatcatttgttgcaAGACCACCTTCCTGTCTCCTCCATGGAATTACAGGGATGCCTTTTCCCTAAATTAGGTGTAGATATgctacttgtttttgtttgtttatttgtttgtttgttttaagaattcaccaatgaggggcgcctgggtgggtcagtgggttaaagcctctgcctttggctccggtgatgatcccagggtcctgggatcaagccccgcatcaggctctctgcttggcagggaacctgcttcctcctctctctctgcctgcctgtctgcctacttgtgatcactgtctttca
This region includes:
- the FCGRT gene encoding IgG receptor FcRn large subunit p51, producing MWVPRPRSWGLGFLLFLLPTVRAESHLSLLYHLTAVSSPAPGAPAFWVSGWLGPQQYLSYNNLRAEAEPCGAWVWENQVSWYWEKETTDLRSKQELFLEGLKALGKGGPYTLQGLLGCELGPDNASVPVAKFALNGEDFMTFDPKLGTWDGDWPETETIQKTWMQHAGAVSKERTFLLNSCPQRLLGHLERGRGNLEWKEPPSMRLKARPGSPGFSVLTCSAFSFYPPELQLRFLRNGLAVGSGEGDFGPNGDGSFHAWSSLTVKSGDEHHYRCVVQHAGLPQPLTVELESPARSSVPVIGIVVGFLLLMAVAAGGALLWRRMRKGLPAPWMSLRGDDDVGALLPAPGVPKDADS